Genomic DNA from Salvia miltiorrhiza cultivar Shanhuang (shh) chromosome 1, IMPLAD_Smil_shh, whole genome shotgun sequence:
ACATTTAAGAGTCCACATTGGCTCTCCATTGTGGATGTTCTTACAAGTTACAAGACACGACACATTTATCAAAACAAAACGCATTACATGACGCGGCTAATTTAACAATTGCCAAATGAGCTGACAtcctttatttatgtttttcttttaaaggtttttttttaattaattaagctatCATTCAATTTCCATTGTCTCTTTCCTTTTGAGCTTTATCTTCTACGCTTCATACATTTGTATCCATTTTATGATTTTATCTCTCTAAAAAATCAATGAAGAGGCTCTCTTCGTGTCTCTTTCCAAGAAACCCAACCTACAACAAATGTTTTCTCCTTTAAAAAATCTGGCAATTTCTCCATTCCCCTTTACTCAAAGTCACAGTGACTTGTATTGTTTGGAAAGATCAAGAAATTTATCGACGCAATTCCTTCCTCTCTTAAGAGATCACCATCGCGTGAAAGCGGAAAGAATTGAATCAGGGGATGAAGATGAAAGAGTCTTATCCATGCCATTCCTTCCCCTCTTAAGGGGAGaattaagaagaaaaagagaaaacaaaacaagattTTTAAGGGAGAAttaagaaggaaagagaaaacaaaacaagattTCAGAGATATGGAGGATGAAGATGTATATCTATGAAAAGTGAAGCTAAAATGGGTCGCTAGAAAGAGCACTGGATTCTTTTGGTATTTGCAGAGGCTGGATAGATTGTTTTATTCCTCCGGTGAAGGTAGCAACTCGGCGGCAACAACAATTGTGATTGGACGAGAAAATGGTGCTATATtagagaataaattaatacatgcaaCCAATGACTCAAACACGATGCTTGTCCGATGACAACAAAGGTGTAGTTTTCACCAATGGTGGTGGATTTGAAGGCGTTGACAATGGTGTAATTGAGAGGGgcaaatttgatatattttcgGTGCTTCACTCTTTTTAAAATCGCGTGTACACCACTCGAACCGCAATATAACCGATACTAAATCGAATCGATATTAAGGTGGGTAAAACACGTGTCAAAAATATTAAGGTGGGTGCACAACGTTCTTAAACGTGTAAGGCGCAGCATAGAAATTGTGAGAAATTCTCAACTTACcaagcctccaagcttgaaaaTGTCTAATTTGACTGTGACCTTCTTGGCATTCAGACGTGTCAGATCTGCAGTAACCTGCACAACATAAATAATGAAGCGACCAAGAAACACTCAatttttattcaaataaataaaaaatacatagaGCTAATTGCTTGATTGAAGAAGGGTGCAGATTCCATGTTTTGAGCTTGAAGGGTATCTGCATTGATTGCTTGATAGTTTCTTCTACTTCTCAACAGCTTGGGCCTATGTTATTCACAATGCATATCAttaattatatgaaaaaaaaataagattttcaGATATGAAGATGATATATGTATACCAAATAAGCTCTCACTTGCAGTGTAGCAGATCAGACTTGAGTGAATTGTGGAGAGAGAGCGGATAAGAATATTAGAAATTATTGAACAAGGAACAATAAAGGAGGATGCTCATGCAGTGTGTATATATGCAGCAACATTAATATGCAACTCACTCTCAATGTGTTAAAGTGTCAAATTAATATTCctaattttgtttttctttttctttgttgtgaattcgttgATCAAGTTTGTGATTTAGTGCCTAGTTACGAGTTATTACACTTCTCATGTCTCGTGAAGCAGCAGATGACATGGAGCTGATCCAGTGAATCACCAAATTAGGCTGACAAAGCCCTAactcacaaaaaataaaacaaagagcTACACTTGTTTAATGGTGTTTTTCGTCTTTGGGTGTCTTCTCTTTGATTATAAGTTTATTATAGGGAGAACATAAagaaaatatgattttttattattattctgGACAGTACCACACATTAGTGGTCTCCACTCTTTCTATCTCATGTTTTCTTTGGTGAAAATATAACTTTATCTTATACCACATTTATTCCATATATTTGTTCTTTTAATTGGAAATAAGTGGACAAATTGTTAAATGGCTATACTACCCTTATcatttaattgattgatttatatttttcataaaatacacttatttatttattgttataaTTATTGCAATTAAgaacataatatttttaatgtttaaaaataaataattcatatatatatatatatatatataaaattgctTGTGCCaacatatattttatgtatatttaAGGGCCAGACtaaaaacaactcttaaaataaaaatacaaaccaattaaaatatatgaattctatgtagaacacgtacgAATTCCCTGTTTAAATATCTAAATTTCAAAGattaaatttttgctacctttgaaaTTCAAACTCGGggccataaattcatccaacaaagtgataaatcaaccgtaaatcttgatgatctaagaactgaaaatggttcatattACTTATTTTaagacatatttttattttagcccacctcatatatatatatatatatatatatatataacaagatagaagagaaaaaagagagagaaaggacgAGAGGGAAGAGAGCTAAacggaaaagagagagagagagataagttGTATACATTTTGAGCGTAAAATTGAAAGATcgtaaaaatatactccctccgtcccaataatcttgtcccactttcctttttggtttgtcccaataatcttgtcccatttccttttttggcaaattTTAGATACTAGTAATTAATTCTTTCTTTTGGAGGTCAAATACTAATTAATTCTAATTAAACCTATCGGtgccccctccccccaaacaaTTAAACCCACCCCCAGCAAACAATTCCCCCATTTCCCCATCGTTCATCCCgcctcccccttcccccatcGTTTCTCCGGCGCTGCACCCGACGTTCCTCCGGCGCCACCTCCCCTTCCTTTCCCCATCGTTCTTCCGGCGCCGCACCCATCGTTCCTCTGGCGTCACCTCCCCTTCCTTCCCCCATTGTTTCTCCGCGGCAGCCTCCTTCCCCATCGTTCCTCCGGCGCCGTCTCCTTCCCCATCCTTCCTCCGGCGCTGCACCCGTTTGCACAGATCTAAGCCTCCCCTCTGTAAATCcaccttctctcttctctgtttttttttctccagaaattagggctcgcctAATACATCTGAGGACGGAGATCTGTGAATTGAGGCTATTTGCACAGATCTAGGGCGGATGTATTGGTGGACGACTCACTTCCTTACCTTTTTCTAATATAAGGAATTGGAAGAGACATGGTTCAGTATGGCAGTGCAAGGGACCGATTGGGGCTCTCAGCCGAGGAAggagaagaggagagagagaaggaggtgCCGGCCCTCCACTGCCCGCAGCGACGACGATTCACTGGAGGAGGAGCTAGGGCACGAAATTGTGAGTGAGTTTTGAGCCTTGCGTCTTCTTCACACGAATTGGGAGATAGGAAGATAATCTCGCCGGCCCTCAGCAGTGCCGAGGTCGAGAAGACCGGCGACTCGCCGGAGTTCCAGTGTGATGCGGCGGCTCTGGGAATTCGCGTGGTGATTGATTGAGAACtgaatttgttttgttttcgtTGAGTTCGGCATTGGTTGTTGCATTTTCTGTTCTTGATTACAGAAGATGATGAAAAATTTGCAGAATGAATTGTTGAAATTTGTTGAGGAGGATGAAGATCTTGTTGAAATTTGCagaattttgttgtattttctGTTCTTGccgattttgttgaaatttgttgtaaagattttgttgaaatttgcagattttttgttgtttaattTACTCAATTCAGTTTTGCTAATTTTACAAGAATGATTAGGCCTTATTTACTTTTTCTTAACCATGTGGGGCCTTACACTTTACAACACTAATTCAACACtccttagtctccgtgcccaaaagaaatggggcatgattattgggacggagggagtataataggAGAAAATATTATTACACCTATAgcttgtgataatattatcaagaATTaatgtgaaaagtgaaaaaatgagCCGccaagaattttttttcttactgtatgcatttttttttcaattaaaagaacgcgtgaaaaaatgaatatatatatatatatatatatatatatatatatatatattccactATTTTCTTATAGAAATAGTTTCGTGTAAGGTACTATAGATAAAAAGAAAGCAAACTGTGATGGGGGGATATTCTAGGTATTTTTCTTGCCTAGCTTCTCTTTCAATACATGTTTTAATAGGAATACAAGGGGCGGTAGTTTCTCGAATGAGATCCTTTGTCCCACAATTTAGCATGTACCACTGTGTATCACTCATAATATCTGTtttaatacttattttttataaaaataaaatttattattatattataaactttaattaatatttatgactaaaaattgaaatttaaaaaaattatataccttaactttgaattaattaacccaaataatctattattaattcaaataaatataaaaaaataattataaaccctaattgggtgagtgaacccttgttaattatctttatattatattaaagcataataaattaaaagtgaagaaaaaataattaaaaattatactaataaattaagagtggtacacactaaattatGAGACAAATGATCTCATTTGGTAGTTTTGTAAGGCCACCTTACTTGTTTTGCGGTTGCTCAATTACATAGGGATGTTCAATGTAATGCCAGTTCGGGATGATAATGAGTCGGATATTCATTTATTAAGCATTTTCAAATGTgaattcatttataatttatttatttatattagtcTCAAATCCTGATTAATAAAGTAACTTTACCATTCTCATATCTATATAGTACTAATACCCACttaaattcatttaaatttgtaaaaaatctaaataattgAATATGAGTTATTATCATAATAATTAGACACACACGGTCCTGGTAAGTAGTGGAACAGTACAAAGTAAATACTATTACTAACATTATTAGAAAATAATGAAAGATTATAAATTGAATTTCAAGCCTAAAATGAGAAATTATACAGTCTAATTTAATTTGTTGTAaggaaaataataatttaaataactagtGACTACATTAGGTGAAGAAAAGTTATAAGTAACACATTAATATCAATAGAAATTATTTTCATACCTAGTGGCCAATTTGTTAGGTAGAGTAGAAAGGTTCAGTGAAGCGTGAATATGGCCAATTTGTTAGCGTTGATTTATCTCGAACTTTTCTTCCCACATCGAATATGATAAGAAAGTCATATTCGAAAGCTTAGTATATAAGACAAGGTCAGTAGTAGTTGAAGCTCATACCTTTCTCGGCCTTTTGGCTAAGATCAAGTGTAGTATCTGTTCTTATCAGTTTAATATCTGATATGTGGGCCATCGGCCCACAcgatattaaatttatttcttgaggGGGAAGGCCCATCAAGATAGCTTGCTATCTGGGTCTTCAAGCGTCGCCCATGTGTTGCACTATTGCACGGGCCTGGCGCACCCCACCAAGCCCAGTCCAATGTTTTCACATATAAATCTCTAAGAAGACAAATGGAATGCTTTTTGCGTTGATGTTTAttgtattatatataatgtCAACAATGAATTATGAGCATTTGGTAATGAATTTACACACTATTGTTCGCTACAATAGGACAAATGTATATGACTCAATTCAATACAAACTGCTTCGCTATATAGTACAAGGATTGTAAATAAAGTAAAGTTTCCCCCGAATCCTGATATGTGAGAAAGGTAAGAAATGCAACACAAATATCTTAATGAGAGGCCAAAATTTTTCTTCATTTAGAAGGTATCCTATAGGAGGGATCGACCATTTTGAGGACGAAGAGATTGCCTTTGTCACCTCTTGAAACTCTGCCACAACCAAATACGATTACTTAGTTAATAAGTTAGTTAAGATATGAAGGTGGGATTTGTGTTTTACCTCAAGTCTTGATCCAAGTAGGTGATCTCGAGCTCACCTACAGCACTCTCAGGAGCTTTAACAGGTATCTGCAAACTACACCATTATCACATCTcaaatattaatattgattttagCTCACCAATTCTTGACTTACCAAACCTCCAATCTTGAAAAAGTCGAATTTCACAGCCACCTTCTTCGCATTCAGAGGTGTCAAATCTGCAGTAACCTGCACAACATCATATATCTAAGCTAAGATAGATTCGACAAAAAAATTCAATGTGAATAAACGCATGAATTCGTGGAGAAATCTGAAGATGCGTTGACAATAATGAAGCGAAGAGGTGACCTGATTGAAGAAGGGTGCAGATTCCATGTTTTGAGCTCGAAGGGTATCTGCGTTGATTGCTTGGAAGTTCCTTCTACTTCTCAACAACTTGGGCCTCTGTAATTCGCAAATTAGCAGAAATTGAAATATGTTGAGAAACGAAGATGCGAAGAACAAGTCATACAGTGGTCTGCAAAATAGATTGCGAAGTGGTGTAGATGAGCTCCCACTTTCCGTTTAGCAGATCAGACTTGAGCGGCTCTTTTGTTGGATTTGCTGCTTCTAGTTTCCGAACTATCTAcaatcaaaacaaaacaaacacaatCATGTTTGGGAACAAAAAATTCAAGaaactaacaaaaaaaattacctgATCGATAAATTTCTGATCTTGAGGGGTGGCTTCAGCACCGCGATCGAGCGGGTCGATGGCTTCTAGAAGCTCTTGCTTGATGGCTTCAGCGTTCTTGGccttgttgttgttgttgagcAAACCAGTGAAGAAGGAGACATTTGCCCTCCATTTATGCACAGCTGCTGGAGTTGACAGAGAGCTGCTGTGGTGATTGGCCGGAAAAGGGGCGGCGGCTGAGGGGTGGTGGAGGTTGGGGAGGAAGGAGGAGGTGGAGTGAGTGGTGAAGGCTGGAGAGAGAGTGGATAAGGCCATGGGAGTGTGGTGGATGTGGTTTCACTCTCTGTTTCGCTCACAATGTTACACAATGTATTGTTTGGAAAGATCAAGAAATTTATCGACGCAATTCCTTCCTCTCTTAAGAGATCACCATCGCGTGAAAGCGGAAAGAATTGAATCAGGGGATGAAGATGAAAGAGTCTTATCCATGCCCTTCCTTCCCCTCTTAAAGGAGaattaagaagaaaaagagaaaacaaaacaagattTTTAAGG
This window encodes:
- the LOC131018947 gene encoding probable plastid-lipid-associated protein 4, chloroplastic isoform X1, translating into MALSTLSPAFTTHSTSSFLPNLHHPSAAAPFPANHHSSSLSTPAAVHKWRANVSFFTGLLNNNNKAKNAEAIKQELLEAIDPLDRGAEATPQDQKFIDQIVRKLEAANPTKEPLKSDLLNGKWELIYTTSQSILQTTRPKLLRSRRNFQAINADTLRAQNMESAPFFNQVTADLTPLNAKKVAVKFDFFKIGGLIPVKAPESAVGELEITYLDQDLRVSRGDKGNLFVLKMVDPSYRIPSK
- the LOC131018947 gene encoding probable plastid-lipid-associated protein 4, chloroplastic isoform X2; this encodes MALSTLSPAFTTHSTSSFLPNLHHPSAAAPFPANHHSSSLSTPAAVHKWRANVSFFTGLLNNNNKAKNAEAIKQELLEAIDPLDRGAEATPQDQKFIDQIVRKLEAANPTKEPLKSDLLNGKWELIYTTSQSILQTTRPKLLRSRRNFQAINADTLRAQNMESAPFFNQVTADLTPLNAKKVAVKFDFFKIGGLLLRVL